The Zonotrichia leucophrys gambelii isolate GWCS_2022_RI unplaced genomic scaffold, RI_Zleu_2.0 Scaffold_1254_13409, whole genome shotgun sequence DNA window ttttttttttaatttattaccatTCCGCCCCTCCGCGCGCTGCCttcgccccccccccccccaccccccaccccttccaccaccaaaaaaaaaaaaaaaaaaaaaaaagacagagagagagagagacgcgcttaaaaaaaaaaaaaaaaaaaaaaaaaaaacctgaggaGCCCGAGGAGCGCGGGCgaatataaaataacaaaaccccccaaaacaacaaaaaaaaaccaccccgaGCCAGAGAGAGAGCGAGCGGGGCCGGCCATGTTCAACTCGGTCAGCCTGGGCAGCTTCTGCCCCTCGCAGGCGCGCAAGGagcgcgggggcggcggcccCGGTAACGGCGCCGGTCCCGGTAACGGCCCCGGCTGTCCCGGTGATTTCGCGGAGCGCGGCGGGAGCAGCGCCCTGTACGTGCCCGGCTGCGCCTACTACGTGCCCGAGCTGCCCGCGGTGCCGCCGTTCGCGGCGGGCCGGCAGCTGCCGTACCCGTACCCGGCCGTGCCCCGCGAGGTTCCCCCGTACGCGCTGGAGCCCGCCCCGAAgtggccgccgccgccgccgccgcgcgggGGTTTCGCGGCGTGGAGCTCCacggaggagctgctgcaccccCGCGAGTGCGTGCCGGCCGCCGAGGTGCTGATGAAGGGCGAGGGGtaccaccatcatcatcatcatcatcatcatcaccagcagcagcagcagcagcagccgcagcccgGCCAGGCCGCGTTTTACCCGGGCAAGGGCTCGGTGCTGCCGCCGGGCTTGGATCGGTTCGTGGAGAGCGGAGAGAGCGGGAGGAGCGCGGGGGGAAACGCGCacggcgaggaggaggaggaggaggaggaagaggaggaggaggagaacgCCAAGGCCGGCTCGGGAGCGGCGGCACCGGCGGGCAAGGAGGGAGCCAAGAGCGGCGGGCAGGGTGCGTGAGAGCGGCTTTGGAGCGGGAGGAACCGGGATTGGAGCGGAGTAAATCGGGTTTGGAGCGG harbors:
- the LOC135442127 gene encoding homeobox protein Hox-C11a-like, encoding MFNSVSLGSFCPSQARKERGGGGPGNGAGPGNGPGCPGDFAERGGSSALYVPGCAYYVPELPAVPPFAAGRQLPYPYPAVPREVPPYALEPAPKWPPPPPPRGGFAAWSSTEELLHPRECVPAAEVLMKGEGYHHHHHHHHHHQQQQQQQPQPGQAAFYPGKGSVLPPGLDRFVESGESGRSAGGNAHGEEEEEEEEEEEEENAKAGSGAAAPAGKEGAKSGGQGA